Proteins found in one Sorghum bicolor cultivar BTx623 chromosome 1, Sorghum_bicolor_NCBIv3, whole genome shotgun sequence genomic segment:
- the LOC110432786 gene encoding vegetative cell wall protein gp1-like: MEKRSDQGKTPAEAEVDHVVANKEEEEEATELKKDKTRKTKMVRLTQVQIDYCIAVHNANNKPMAATKKGVPKFTEVLSPAQLAEERKDIIHQYRTKGFAEVEMEVDEDYQHEEQIRLHHYRKILLCREPNSLPRAMEKALGKDGPLPRASPHPSPTPDPLARPSPSTPPPSPFPRRRRRPPQTKPRRRPSPSSPRPHAPAAAPRRPHPLTAHGAPAHATRPTPPPAVAPQPSAAPAPTGPLAPTGTGPLAPVAAPPPPRAAALPRRALSAGEPRPRLPAPTPSRTFRGDSEHLDTASPRHCTDSSLRR; encoded by the exons ATGGAGAAGAGAAGCGATCAGGGAAAGAcgccggcggaggcggaggtcgATCACGTCGTCGCCAataaggaagaggaagaggaggccaCAGAGCTGAAGAAGGATAAGACTAGGAAGACGAAGATGGTAAGGTTGACGCAGGTACAGATCGACTACTGCATCGCCGTGCACAATGCCAACAACAAACCTATGGCGGCCACCAAGAAAGGGGTCCCCAAGTTCACGGAGGTCTTGTCCCCGGCGCAGCTGGCCGAG GAGCGCAAGGACATCATCCATCAGTACCGCACCAAGGGTTTTGCGGAGGTGGAGATGGAGGTGGACGAGGACTACCAACACGAGGAGCAGATTAGGCTCCACCACTACAGGAAAATcctactttgccgagagccgaacTCTTTGCCTAGAGCCATGGAaaaggcgctcggcaaagacggacctttgccgagggccag CCCGCACCCCTCCCCAACCCCAGACCCGCTCGCGCGCCCCAGCCCTagcacgccgccgccgtcgcccttccctcgccgccgccgtcgcccgcCGCAGACGAAGCCGAGGCGCCGCCCCTCCCCGTCCTCACCTCGCCCCCAcgcgcccgccgccgcgccgcgccgcccccACCCGCTCACCGCGCACGGCGCCCCAGCGCACGCCACGCGGCCCACCCCACCCCCCGCGGTGGCGCCCCAGCCAAGCGCCGCGCCCGCCCCCACCGGCCCCCTTGCCCCCACCGGCACCGGCCCCCTCGCCCCCGTAGCGGCCCCGCCCCCGCCACGCGCCGCGGCCCTACCCCGGCGAGCCCTCTCCGCCGGCGAGCCCCGGCCGCGGCTACCAGCCCCTACCCCG AGCAGGACCTTTCGAGGGGACTCGGAGCACCTCGACACAGCGTCGCCTCGCCACTGCACCGACTCGTCACTGCGCCGCTAG